A genomic region of Elephas maximus indicus isolate mEleMax1 chromosome 10, mEleMax1 primary haplotype, whole genome shotgun sequence contains the following coding sequences:
- the LOC126083606 gene encoding olfactory receptor 4K15-like: MIFFPFHFTGNFQIRSQKLEIMDQANNSRATEFVLHSLSGPQELQLFYFAFFTLFYSSIVLGNLLIVLTVLSEPALHTPMYFLLSNLSFIDVCLSTFATPKMIVDFFKEHKTISFEVCMAQVFFQHVCAGGEMMLLVAMAYDRYVAICRPLHYAAIMSVCKCTVLVVGSWLIGVLHSVSQLVFTVNLPFCGPNQVDSFFCDLLLVIKLACTDTYILEKLTLLDSGLIALSSFVLLLISYMVILITVRRRLSVGMAKAQTTLTAHVIVVTLFYGPCIFIYACSFNKFLVNNILSIFYTVFTPLLNPLVYTLRNQEVVSAMQKLWRRQVNS, from the coding sequence atgatattttttccatttcacttTACAGGAAATTTTCAGATCCGATCTCAGAAACTTGAAATCATGGACCAAGCAAATAACTCAAGAGCGACTGAATTTGTGTTGCACAGTCTTTCAGGTCCTCAAGAGCTACAACTTTTCTACTTTGCATTTTTCACACTCTTCTATTCATCcattgtgctgggaaacctccTCATTGTGCTCACAGTCCTCTCTGAACCTGCactacacacacccatgtacttccTGCTCAGTAACCTCTCCTTCATTGATGTGTGTCTATCCACCTTTGCCACTCCCAAAATGATTGTTGACTTCTTCAAGGAGCACAAGACCATCTCTTTTGAGGTCTGCATGGCCCAGGTATTCTTTCAGCATGTCTGTGCTGGTGGTGAAATGATGCTTCTTGTGGCCATGGCATATGACAGATATGTAGCCATATGTCGACCCCTGCACTATGCAGCCATCATGAGTGTATGCAAGTGTACAGTCCTTGTTGTGGGCTCCTGGCTCATTGGAGTCCTGCACTCAGTAAGCCAGTTGGTCTTCACAGTAAACCTTCCATTCTGTGGTCCAAATCAAGTGGACAGCTTTTTCTGTGACCTTCTCTTAGTTATCAAACTTGCCTGCACTGATACATATATCCTTGAGAAACTGACGCTTTTAGATAGTGGTCTAATAGCTTTGAGCTCTTTCGTGCTCTTGCTTATCTCCTACATGGTCATCCTGATCACTGTGAGACGTCGATTGTCAGTCGGCATGGCTAAGGCTCAGACCACCCTGACTGCCCATGTCATTGTGGTGACCCTGTTTTATGGGCCCTGCATCTTCATCTATGCCTGCTCTTTCAACAAATTCCTGGTGAATAATATCCTCTCAATATTCTATACTGTTTTCACCCCTCTCTTAAACCCCTTGGTCTACACATTAAGAAATCAGGAGGTAGTATCAGCAATGCAGAAACTGTGGAGGCGACAAGTAAATTCCTAA